One window of the Chitinophaga niabensis genome contains the following:
- a CDS encoding ABC transporter permease encodes MFKNYLKIAFRNLLKNKVYSLINIFGLAIGMAACFFIFQYIRFELSYDKFHVNGENIYRVPITHVRGFSQGANILNHPAVGPAMKAEFPEVIAQARIAPAGVFEKNITVSHDDGKGNVTRFNESRIFVADPSFLTMFSFPFVEGDPATALNEPGNIVISETTARKYFGNSSALNQTLDFNGGPLKVTGIFRDIPENSHIKFDLLANINIGGSNFGLTEWGWPEFYNYVQLKPGTDPKKVEAKFPAFVNNHLGAKMKELNFKVIYSLQPLGDIHLKSNYSGELEVNGSQSAIYFLSILGVFIIVIAWINYINLSTAKSMERAREVGLRKVVGATRMQLSTQFIFESLIINCIALLMATMMVIAFTPYFEQFIGKHIGEAFINSGLWKRWYFWGIFFAVFIAGALQVGAYPAFILSSFKPIIVLKGKLLPAKGGISLRKALVAFQFVLSIILIAGTITMYSQLSYMRNQELGYKQDQLFVIKVPPPRDSTYHSQLSFFRSEIERNPAIGSMTSSKDIPGSRIYGRNGVRKADEDKTKDFMIGLTEIDKHFIPVYQMQLAAGTNIPQDESVNVFETKQAKVLINETLVTKLGYPNNEAALNERVIFTSWFGDINCEIVGVVKNYHQRSLKDKYEPTLFYYFNQAIPNYFSMNVGTKDLSKNLAYIEALFKKTFPHAAYESFFLDEHFDKQYRTDQQFGNIFGLFTILAIIVACLGLIGLSTYAIKLRTKEIGIRKVLGSTTYAIVYLFSKDFIQLVGIAAIVAFPIIYMGANEWLSNFAFHINLSWFIFAGPPLLLLLISLLTIGWQSFKAALANPVNSLRNE; translated from the coding sequence ATGTTTAAAAACTACTTAAAGATCGCTTTCCGGAACCTGTTAAAGAACAAGGTTTATTCTTTGATCAACATTTTTGGGTTGGCCATAGGTATGGCAGCCTGTTTTTTCATTTTTCAATATATACGTTTTGAATTAAGCTACGATAAGTTCCATGTGAACGGTGAAAACATTTACCGTGTTCCCATCACTCATGTCCGCGGTTTTTCACAGGGCGCCAATATACTCAACCACCCGGCCGTAGGCCCTGCCATGAAAGCGGAATTTCCTGAAGTAATTGCGCAGGCAAGGATCGCACCCGCCGGTGTTTTTGAAAAAAACATCACCGTATCCCACGATGACGGAAAAGGAAATGTAACCAGGTTTAATGAAAGCAGGATCTTCGTTGCCGACCCTTCTTTTCTCACCATGTTCTCTTTTCCTTTCGTGGAAGGAGACCCAGCCACTGCGTTGAACGAGCCCGGGAATATTGTGATCTCGGAAACCACCGCCAGGAAATATTTCGGTAATAGCAGCGCCCTCAATCAAACGCTTGACTTCAATGGAGGACCCCTTAAGGTAACAGGTATTTTCAGGGATATACCGGAAAACTCGCATATCAAATTTGATCTGCTGGCCAATATCAATATTGGAGGGTCGAATTTCGGGTTAACAGAGTGGGGCTGGCCGGAGTTTTACAATTATGTTCAATTAAAGCCTGGTACCGATCCTAAAAAGGTAGAGGCAAAATTCCCTGCCTTCGTGAATAATCACCTGGGCGCCAAAATGAAAGAACTGAATTTTAAGGTTATATACAGTTTGCAGCCCCTGGGAGATATACATCTCAAATCCAATTATTCAGGAGAACTGGAAGTGAACGGCAGCCAGAGTGCTATTTATTTCCTGAGCATCCTGGGTGTTTTTATCATCGTTATCGCCTGGATCAACTATATCAACCTTTCTACTGCCAAGTCCATGGAACGGGCCAGGGAAGTAGGATTGCGGAAAGTAGTTGGTGCCACGCGTATGCAACTCAGCACACAGTTTATTTTTGAATCCCTGATCATCAATTGCATTGCACTGCTGATGGCAACGATGATGGTGATTGCCTTCACACCTTATTTTGAGCAGTTTATCGGCAAACATATCGGCGAAGCTTTTATCAACTCCGGCCTGTGGAAACGCTGGTATTTCTGGGGCATCTTCTTCGCGGTTTTCATTGCGGGGGCATTACAGGTAGGTGCTTATCCTGCATTCATCTTATCATCTTTCAAACCGATCATCGTATTGAAAGGGAAACTCCTGCCGGCAAAAGGAGGCATCTCTCTTCGCAAAGCATTAGTGGCATTTCAGTTCGTTCTCTCTATCATATTGATTGCAGGTACTATTACTATGTACAGCCAGCTATCCTATATGCGCAACCAGGAGCTGGGCTATAAGCAGGATCAGTTGTTTGTTATTAAAGTACCACCACCAAGGGATTCCACCTATCATTCACAACTAAGTTTCTTTCGATCAGAGATCGAAAGAAATCCGGCCATTGGCAGTATGACCTCCTCCAAGGACATACCCGGCAGCCGCATCTATGGACGTAATGGCGTAAGAAAAGCTGATGAGGATAAAACAAAGGATTTTATGATCGGGTTAACGGAAATTGATAAGCATTTTATACCGGTATACCAGATGCAACTGGCGGCAGGTACTAATATCCCGCAAGATGAATCTGTGAATGTATTTGAGACAAAGCAGGCCAAAGTTTTGATCAACGAAACACTGGTGACAAAACTGGGTTATCCAAACAATGAGGCGGCCCTTAATGAAAGAGTGATCTTCACATCCTGGTTCGGTGATATTAATTGTGAGATAGTGGGGGTGGTGAAGAATTATCACCAAAGGTCATTGAAGGATAAATATGAACCTACGCTCTTTTACTATTTCAACCAGGCAATACCGAATTATTTTTCCATGAATGTGGGTACAAAAGACCTGTCAAAAAACCTCGCTTATATAGAAGCATTATTTAAGAAAACTTTCCCTCACGCTGCGTACGAAAGTTTTTTCCTGGATGAACATTTCGATAAGCAATACCGCACAGACCAGCAGTTTGGCAATATATTCGGCCTCTTCACCATACTGGCTATCATTGTTGCCTGCCTGGGACTTATTGGCCTGTCTACCTACGCTATTAAACTCCGTACCAAAGAGATCGGTATCAGAAAAGTACTGGGCTCTACTACTTATGCTATCGTGTATCTTTTTTCCAAAGACTTCATTCAGCTGGTAGGTATTGCAGCGATTGTGGCTTTCCCGATCATCTACATGGGAGCCAATGAATGGCTCAGCAATTTTGCTTTCCATATCAACCTGAGCTGGTTCATTTTTGCGGGGCCTCCTTTATTGCTGCTGCTGATCTCTTTGCTTACCATCGGCTGGCAGAGCTTTAAAGCTGCATTAGCCAATCCGGTGAACAGCTTGCGGAATGAATAA
- a CDS encoding DUF4249 domain-containing protein, whose product MKVLRLILITSITMVSCERDFDINIKASPPQLVVEAYINNEIPLYNYVILGRSQDYYAPNFENTPVTGATVSITEGTLLADNTYQWDARTRKLLKEAAIPGITETLLPGIYFDTTLVTNPAGALRGRPGKHYLLEIEAEGKKYTAITALLQPVQIDTLTVGDYFTDVDEDTVTQRARITVHYQEPDTIGNTQMYYWQGRNERFNLGWGGMENSRFVTGTDDLVNGQYMGLTMQRSFEVGDTVLFHMISLERKVYNFWDSFNKARSNGGPFATPVKLLGTVSGENVIGCFSGFSLSSRVVIIR is encoded by the coding sequence ATGAAAGTGCTGAGATTAATACTGATAACAAGTATAACGATGGTTTCCTGCGAACGGGACTTCGATATTAATATCAAGGCCTCGCCGCCGCAACTGGTGGTGGAGGCATATATCAACAATGAAATACCATTGTATAATTATGTGATCCTTGGGCGCAGCCAGGATTATTATGCGCCAAATTTCGAAAACACGCCGGTAACCGGCGCTACGGTGAGTATAACAGAAGGTACACTGCTGGCGGATAACACGTATCAATGGGATGCCCGCACCAGGAAGTTGCTGAAAGAAGCCGCTATACCCGGTATCACGGAAACATTGCTGCCGGGTATCTATTTCGACACCACACTTGTTACCAATCCCGCCGGTGCATTGCGCGGCCGGCCAGGTAAACACTACCTGCTTGAGATTGAAGCGGAAGGGAAAAAATACACTGCAATTACCGCATTGTTACAACCCGTACAGATAGATACCCTCACTGTTGGCGACTACTTTACCGATGTGGATGAAGATACAGTTACGCAGAGAGCACGCATCACCGTACATTACCAGGAACCGGATACTATTGGCAATACCCAAATGTACTATTGGCAGGGGCGTAATGAGCGCTTTAACCTGGGTTGGGGAGGAATGGAAAACAGCCGCTTCGTAACGGGTACGGACGATCTGGTGAACGGCCAATATATGGGCTTAACTATGCAACGCAGTTTTGAAGTGGGAGATACCGTTCTATTCCACATGATCAGTTTGGAAAGAAAGGTTTACAATTTCTGGGACAGCTTTAATAAAGCAAGATCCAACGGCGGGCCATTTGCAACACCGGTAAAGCTGCTGGGTACCGTTAGTGGCGAGAATGTGATCGGCTGTTTTAGCGGATTTAGTTTGAGTAGCAGGGTGGTTATAATCAGGTAA
- a CDS encoding sugar phosphate isomerase/epimerase family protein produces the protein MISLKKGLLAMGLMAVMYAMPAAAQQKEAKLGWKFGAQAYSFRLFTLAEALDKMDSCGLQYVECYPGQTIGGGIEGKMDYKMDAAKRAQVLDLLKSKKKTMLAFGVVNGNNETEWRQIFEFAKAMGIKSITSEPARKDLDIVSKLCDEYKIRLAIHDHPKPTRYWHPDSVLAAINGRSKYMGACADIGHWVRSGLDPVECIQKLNGKVFSLHFKDLNEKSREAHDVIWTTGVSNMEGVLKELKKQKFQGLFSAEYEHNWQNSVPDITQSVKNIRAVIEKL, from the coding sequence ATGATTTCACTGAAAAAAGGCTTGCTGGCAATGGGTTTGATGGCTGTTATGTATGCCATGCCTGCCGCTGCACAGCAAAAAGAAGCTAAACTGGGTTGGAAATTTGGAGCCCAGGCTTATTCATTCAGACTTTTTACCCTGGCAGAGGCCCTGGATAAAATGGATTCCTGCGGACTGCAGTATGTGGAATGTTACCCCGGCCAAACCATCGGTGGTGGTATTGAAGGGAAAATGGACTACAAGATGGACGCCGCCAAGCGTGCCCAGGTGCTGGACCTCCTGAAAAGCAAAAAGAAAACCATGCTGGCTTTTGGTGTGGTGAACGGCAATAATGAAACAGAGTGGAGGCAGATCTTTGAATTTGCCAAAGCAATGGGCATTAAGAGCATCACTTCAGAACCTGCCCGTAAGGACCTGGATATTGTGTCCAAGCTCTGCGATGAGTACAAGATCAGACTGGCCATCCACGATCACCCGAAACCAACCCGTTACTGGCATCCTGACAGTGTGCTGGCAGCCATCAACGGCCGTAGCAAATACATGGGCGCCTGCGCGGATATTGGTCACTGGGTACGCTCAGGCCTGGATCCTGTAGAGTGCATCCAGAAACTGAACGGCAAAGTGTTCAGCCTGCACTTCAAAGACCTGAACGAAAAATCGCGTGAAGCGCATGATGTGATCTGGACCACCGGTGTTTCCAATATGGAAGGTGTGTTGAAAGAGCTGAAAAAACAGAAGTTCCAGGGCCTTTTCTCTGCGGAGTATGAGCATAACTGGCAGAACAGCGTACCGGATATCACGCAAAGCGTGAAGAATATCAGGGCGGTGATCGAGAAATTATAA
- a CDS encoding AAA family ATPase — protein sequence MPFLSHISLPPLPYGSYLHHIPSLGKGLELELKNNVTFFVGENGSGKSTLLEGIAEKCGFALRGGNRNHNFNTGHRFEGYESALASHLTLSWKPRKINDGFFMRAESFFNFASYIDEIAREDRRVLQAYGGRSLHEQSHGESFLSLFNNQFESGIYILDEPEAALSPARILAFMSVIHELERSGRAQFLIATHSPMLICYPGAAIYQFDESGIRETSYEDTEHFNLTKSFLDNPALYLRHLMNE from the coding sequence ATGCCATTCCTATCTCACATATCACTACCGCCCTTGCCATATGGCAGTTACCTTCATCATATTCCAAGCCTGGGCAAGGGATTGGAACTTGAGCTGAAAAATAACGTAACGTTCTTTGTTGGCGAAAATGGATCAGGGAAGTCTACCTTGCTGGAAGGCATTGCAGAAAAGTGCGGGTTTGCGCTCAGGGGCGGCAACCGGAATCACAATTTTAATACCGGTCACCGGTTTGAAGGATACGAATCGGCACTGGCGTCTCACCTGACGCTGTCCTGGAAACCACGGAAGATCAACGATGGCTTTTTCATGAGGGCAGAAAGCTTTTTTAATTTTGCTTCCTATATTGATGAAATAGCCCGTGAAGACCGCCGTGTTCTACAGGCTTATGGCGGTCGGTCGCTGCATGAGCAATCACACGGAGAATCGTTCCTCTCTTTATTTAATAATCAATTCGAGTCAGGCATCTATATCCTCGATGAACCTGAAGCAGCGTTGTCGCCGGCAAGGATCCTGGCTTTTATGTCTGTCATACATGAACTCGAACGAAGCGGCCGGGCGCAGTTCCTGATAGCCACTCATTCGCCGATGCTTATTTGCTACCCCGGCGCCGCTATTTACCAGTTTGATGAAAGCGGTATCCGTGAAACCAGCTACGAGGATACGGAGCATTTTAATCTCACTAAATCTTTTTTAGATAATCCGGCATTATACCTTCGGCATTTGATGAATGAGTAA
- a CDS encoding magnesium chelatase, which translates to MEKIKTLGDLKKSGYVYRTVKEEIRQNLIEKLKGKESTFPGIIGYDDTVIPDTERAILSRHNILFLGLRGQAKTRMARQMTELLDEFIPIIAGSEINDNPFAPLSHYGRDMVANMGDKTPIDWLPRAARYGEKLATPDVSVADLIGDVDPIKAANEKLTYADERVIHFGIIPRSNRGIFVINELPDLQARIQVALFNILQEGDIQIRGFKVRMPLDILFVFTANPEDYTNRGAIVTPLKDRIESQIITHYPKTLENSLLITEQEANIHAEQQGLVQMPDIIKRLIEQVAFEARSSEWVDKKSGVSARLTIAAFENAISAAERRAIINKEKNTFVRINDLQGIIPAITGKIELVYEGEQEGPLQVALNLLEKSVRTLFAQYFPNPDAFKKRKAGAADVNPYRSIIQWFDKGNSVQLLQDTTDKQYEAALQNVAGLPDLVKQLFPKANKQESLLMMEMVLHGLSAYSLLSKKTIENSTRFSDLLGTMMNFSTTEEDTEEEL; encoded by the coding sequence ATGGAAAAGATCAAAACACTCGGCGATCTCAAAAAGAGCGGTTACGTATACAGAACTGTAAAGGAAGAGATCCGCCAGAACCTCATAGAAAAATTAAAAGGAAAAGAAAGCACCTTCCCCGGCATCATCGGTTACGATGATACGGTGATCCCCGATACGGAAAGAGCCATCCTTAGCCGGCACAACATCCTGTTCCTGGGTTTACGGGGGCAGGCCAAAACGCGTATGGCCAGGCAAATGACGGAATTACTGGATGAATTCATCCCCATCATTGCCGGTTCCGAAATAAACGACAATCCTTTTGCGCCCCTCTCCCATTACGGGCGGGATATGGTGGCCAATATGGGCGATAAAACACCGATCGACTGGCTGCCCCGTGCAGCACGTTACGGTGAGAAACTGGCCACACCGGATGTGTCCGTAGCAGACCTGATCGGCGATGTGGACCCTATCAAAGCAGCCAATGAGAAACTGACCTACGCGGATGAAAGGGTGATCCACTTCGGCATCATCCCCCGCTCCAACCGCGGCATTTTTGTGATCAACGAACTGCCCGATCTGCAGGCCCGCATACAGGTGGCGCTCTTTAACATACTGCAGGAAGGAGATATCCAGATCCGCGGGTTCAAAGTAAGGATGCCGCTGGATATCCTCTTTGTGTTCACCGCTAACCCGGAGGACTACACGAACCGTGGTGCTATTGTTACGCCGCTGAAAGACCGGATAGAAAGCCAGATCATCACCCACTATCCCAAAACGCTGGAAAACTCCCTGCTGATCACAGAACAGGAAGCCAATATACATGCGGAACAGCAGGGCCTGGTGCAAATGCCGGACATCATTAAAAGACTGATAGAGCAGGTTGCTTTTGAAGCGCGTAGCAGTGAATGGGTGGATAAAAAGAGCGGTGTTTCCGCAAGGCTTACCATTGCCGCCTTTGAAAATGCCATCAGTGCGGCGGAACGCAGGGCCATTATCAATAAAGAGAAAAACACCTTTGTGCGGATCAACGATCTGCAGGGCATTATACCAGCCATCACCGGTAAAATAGAGCTGGTGTACGAAGGGGAACAGGAAGGCCCCCTGCAGGTAGCTTTAAACCTGCTGGAAAAGAGTGTACGCACCCTTTTTGCCCAATACTTCCCCAACCCGGATGCTTTCAAGAAACGCAAAGCAGGAGCAGCGGATGTGAACCCATACCGCAGCATCATTCAGTGGTTTGACAAAGGGAACAGCGTTCAGCTGCTCCAGGATACTACGGACAAACAGTACGAAGCCGCTTTGCAGAACGTGGCCGGCCTGCCGGACCTGGTAAAACAGCTTTTCCCGAAAGCCAATAAGCAGGAGTCGCTGCTGATGATGGAAATGGTCTTACACGGCCTTTCTGCCTATTCCCTGCTGAGCAAAAAGACCATTGAGAATTCCACCCGCTTCTCCGATCTGCTGGGTACCATGATGAACTTCAGCACAACGGAAGAAGATACCGAGGAAGAATTATAA
- a CDS encoding vWA domain-containing protein yields MKGFIFSRYDPSENSQSPFEKLLDIFTQLLTYTSGDVAEALQWLTELDKEYQLSNNEYGIGDFIQDLKDKGFIRENEENGNFAITSKTEQTIRKRALDEIFGKLKKSSIGDHNIRKSGMGDEMNAETRPYEFGDPLEQIDMTASIRNAQINHGIDAFSMQQDDLEIRETDFKTQTSTALMIDISHSMILYGEDRITPAKKVAMALSELITTRYPKDTLDIIVFGNDAWQIEIKDLPYLQVGPYHTNTVAGLELAMDILRRRRNPNKQIFMITDGKPTCLKQGKSYYKNSFGLDRKILNRTLNLAAQCKKLKIPITTFMVATDPWLQQFVNEFTETNNGKAFFSGTDQLGQFLFYDFESGKRKKV; encoded by the coding sequence ATGAAAGGCTTTATTTTCTCCAGGTACGATCCGTCCGAAAATAGCCAGTCGCCGTTTGAGAAGCTGCTGGACATTTTTACCCAGTTACTCACTTACACCAGCGGTGACGTAGCGGAAGCACTACAGTGGCTCACTGAGTTAGATAAAGAATACCAGTTGAGCAACAACGAGTATGGCATAGGGGACTTTATACAGGATCTGAAAGACAAGGGTTTTATTCGTGAAAACGAGGAGAACGGCAATTTTGCAATAACATCCAAAACAGAACAAACCATCCGAAAGCGCGCGTTGGACGAAATATTCGGGAAACTGAAGAAATCTTCCATCGGCGACCATAACATCCGTAAATCCGGCATGGGAGATGAAATGAATGCGGAAACACGCCCCTACGAGTTCGGGGATCCGCTGGAGCAGATAGACATGACAGCCTCCATCCGCAATGCCCAGATCAATCACGGCATAGACGCCTTCTCCATGCAGCAGGACGACCTGGAGATCAGGGAAACAGACTTCAAAACCCAGACTTCCACGGCCCTGATGATAGACATCTCCCATTCCATGATCCTTTATGGGGAAGACCGGATCACGCCCGCTAAAAAAGTGGCCATGGCCCTCAGCGAGCTGATCACCACCCGTTACCCCAAGGACACCCTGGATATCATTGTGTTCGGCAATGATGCCTGGCAGATAGAGATCAAAGACCTCCCTTATTTACAGGTAGGCCCTTACCACACCAATACTGTAGCCGGCCTGGAACTGGCCATGGACATCCTGCGGAGGCGGCGCAATCCCAACAAGCAGATCTTTATGATCACAGACGGGAAGCCCACCTGCCTTAAACAGGGCAAATCCTATTACAAAAACAGCTTCGGGCTGGACCGCAAGATCCTGAACCGTACGCTGAACCTGGCAGCGCAGTGCAAAAAACTGAAGATCCCCATCACTACTTTTATGGTGGCTACCGATCCCTGGCTGCAGCAGTTTGTGAATGAATTCACGGAAACCAATAATGGTAAAGCTTTCTTCTCCGGCACAGATCAGCTAGGGCAGTTCCTGTTCTATGATTTTGAAAGCGGGAAAAGGAAAAAAGTATAA
- a CDS encoding Gfo/Idh/MocA family protein, which translates to MHRRNFLLNTSAFLAGSALLPSSLRAIAPSDRIRFAAIGINGMGWSDLNALLNHPEAECVALCDVDKNVLEKRAAELAKKNIKVKLYADYRKLLEDKDIDAVVIGTPDHWHCLQMTDACSAGKDVYVEKPIGNSILECRAMMAAQQRHNRVVQVGQWQRSMQHFQDAIDFVHSGKLGNVRLVKAWAYMGWMKSIPKQAITQPPAGVDYTAWLGPAQQRPFDPNRFHFNFRWYWDYAGGLMTDWGVHLIDYALYGMKASNPKSVVAAGGKFAYPDDAAETPDTLTAIYEFEGFNMQWEHATGIDGGPYGRTHGIAFIGNNGTLVLDRGGWEVIPEKGKMEAIPYTKASDNGLVKHTKNFLEVIKSRKLSDLRCDIQTGANVAVNAQMGNIAFKTGKKVFWDKGKQAFTDAAANKLMAAAYHNGYKLPKA; encoded by the coding sequence ATGCACAGAAGGAATTTCCTGCTCAATACCTCCGCTTTCCTGGCAGGTTCAGCCCTCTTACCCTCTTCACTGCGCGCTATAGCACCCAGTGACCGTATCCGTTTTGCCGCTATTGGCATCAACGGTATGGGATGGAGCGATCTGAACGCCCTGCTCAATCACCCGGAGGCAGAATGCGTAGCGCTTTGTGATGTTGACAAAAACGTACTGGAGAAACGCGCGGCAGAACTGGCCAAAAAGAACATCAAGGTAAAACTCTATGCAGATTACCGTAAACTGCTGGAAGATAAAGACATTGATGCTGTTGTAATAGGCACGCCGGACCACTGGCACTGCCTGCAAATGACGGATGCCTGCTCCGCAGGAAAAGATGTGTATGTGGAAAAGCCGATCGGTAATTCCATCCTGGAATGCCGCGCTATGATGGCTGCCCAGCAACGCCATAACCGGGTTGTACAGGTGGGCCAGTGGCAACGCAGCATGCAGCACTTCCAGGATGCGATAGACTTTGTGCATTCCGGCAAACTGGGAAATGTAAGGCTGGTAAAGGCCTGGGCTTATATGGGCTGGATGAAGTCCATTCCCAAACAGGCCATCACCCAGCCACCGGCAGGCGTAGACTATACCGCCTGGCTCGGCCCCGCTCAGCAACGCCCCTTTGATCCGAACCGTTTCCATTTCAATTTCCGCTGGTACTGGGATTATGCAGGCGGTTTAATGACAGACTGGGGTGTACATCTCATCGATTATGCGCTGTATGGCATGAAAGCCTCCAATCCCAAATCTGTAGTAGCGGCCGGCGGCAAATTCGCTTACCCGGATGATGCAGCTGAAACTCCTGATACACTTACCGCTATTTACGAATTCGAAGGTTTCAATATGCAGTGGGAACACGCAACCGGTATTGACGGAGGCCCTTATGGCCGTACGCACGGGATTGCCTTCATTGGCAATAACGGTACGCTGGTGCTGGACCGTGGCGGATGGGAAGTGATCCCGGAGAAAGGCAAAATGGAAGCCATCCCTTATACAAAAGCTTCTGACAATGGCCTGGTGAAACATACCAAAAACTTCCTGGAAGTGATCAAATCCCGCAAGCTCAGTGATCTGCGCTGCGATATTCAAACCGGCGCCAATGTAGCGGTGAATGCGCAGATGGGAAATATTGCCTTTAAAACCGGCAAAAAGGTGTTCTGGGATAAAGGGAAACAGGCATTCACGGATGCAGCTGCCAATAAGCTGATGGCGGCAGCATATCACAATGGTTATAAGTTACCTAAAGCATAA